A part of Fundulus heteroclitus isolate FHET01 chromosome 23, MU-UCD_Fhet_4.1, whole genome shotgun sequence genomic DNA contains:
- the LOC105932677 gene encoding leucine-rich repeat extensin-like protein 5: MVTTQVLLRVFLFALPFVDVNGVPVKGSKPQDHSRPSDPHGGTGYVEPAFYSTSRGVSKPAKAVAQYQAAPRYVQAQPVPVALGSAVPAAGHAATDGSLVPLQGGHVAGSYSPVQSGSPVPLPAAHAASPPQSGTRPNLPEMNWFIAPKPFEGAATDAQPQSTSIVGPPLPPAPPAPVLQSGETSNVVKEAELGNYQQQTEEFGYPSYPTGPGQPLPPVALPSHGVGGLWGDQPPYPLPYPYPPPYPFPYPYPVFDYSLLYGLYPPGTYTTFSRDHEKGKDYYQTTHYLKDYGSDGPQTPQNPGTGQQKVYPGVPQGI, encoded by the exons ATGGTGACTACGCAGGTCTTGTTGAG GGTTTTCCTCTTTGCCTTACCGTTTGTGGATGTTAATGGTGTTCCAGTAAAAG gctcaAAGCCTCAAGACCATAGCAGACCAAGTGACCCACATGGTGGCACAGGTTATGTGGAACCTGCCTTTTACAGCACCTCTAGAGGTGTTTCTAAGCCAGCAAAAGCAGTGGCACAATACCAAGCTGCACCCCGGTACGTCCAGGCACAGCCAGTGCCTGTTGCCCTTGGCTCAGCTGTCCCTGCTGCAGGACATGCTGCAACAGATGGTTCTCTGGTACCTCTTCAAGGAGGACATGTTGCAGGCTCATACTCACCAGTTCAGTCTGGTTCCCCTGTGCCACTTCCAGCAGCACATGCTGCCAGCCCTCCCCAGTCTGGAACCCGGCCTAATCTACCAG AAATGAATTGGTTTATTGCACCCAAACCATTTGAGGGAGCAGCCACTGATGCCCAGCCTCAAAGCACCAGCATTGTTGGCCCACCACTCCCTCCAGCACCACCTGCTCCTGTTCTCCAGTCTGGAGAGACTTCCAATGTTGTGAAGGAAGCTGAGCTTGGAAACTACCAGCAGCAGACGGAGGAGTTTGGTTACCCATCTTACCCTACGGGGCCTGGCCAGCCTCTTCCACCTGTGGCTCTGCCTAGCCATGGTGTGGGTGGCTTGTGGGGCGACCAGCCTCCCTATCCTCTGCCATACCCCTATCCTCCTCCATACCCCTTTCCCTATCCTTACCCTGTTTTTGACTACAGCCTCCTGTATGGTCTGTACCCTCCTGGCACCTACACTACCTTCAGCAGAGACCATGAGAAGGGCAAAGACTACTACCAGACCACCCACTACCTGAAAGACTATGGTTCTGATGGTCCACAGACACCCCAGAACCCTGGAACTGGGCAGCAGAAGGTCTACCCAGGTGTCCCACAGGGGATTTGA